The Populus nigra chromosome 4, ddPopNigr1.1, whole genome shotgun sequence genome contains the following window.
GTGCTTACAACGAGATTCTGTTTTCAGATTGGTTTCAAGTCAAATTTGAAAAGGGAAGATAACTTCAGTTGGAGTGGCGATGAAAGTAATTCTCCTCGTGTCTTCACGACTTGTTGCCGTGGTGGCATCATAATATGAGTGTATTTTCTGTCTTCATAATCACAAAACGTCTATCTGCATCTTATTATGTACAATAGCGTAATCTTTTTTCTATAGAATTACACTTTCTGTTTGCAAAATAACATCTAGGCAAGCATATACCGTAACACAATTACAGAAGCTGTGAATCGGATTCTGCTCTGAATAAACAGCCATGCGCTGCGTTCCTACACAGATTTGACCAGGGAGTACCCTTATCATCTATCGTACACTACATATCCATCTACATGGTTATCAGGGGCTTTATCAGAGGATGCCAAGAGCTTTTGCTTTCTCATCCAATACTGCTGAAACCTCTGCCTAGCATACTCCATATAGTCGAACTCTATCTTGTTAACATGGCCCTGCAACAAGTAGAAACACATTCCATGAAATCTCTCACGCATGCTTGTGAATGACAAGGATAAAGCAATATGCTGGATGCTTACCGAGATTATTCCCCATAATCCCCAAAAGACATGGCTTGCCAGAGTGTACTTTTCCACTTCTTGAAGTAGTAACTCCGCTTCATCTTCCCTGGGTTGCTTCCCTGCATGAATGATGGGGATTTGCCACAGGAAAATGAGATATTCATATAATTTGCAACAAGCAGACAGCAGAGCATTGTTCTTTCTCCTTATAATTCAATTACTCactaatatttcataaaaagagATACAATAAATCATAACGAATTTTACTAGACATGCTGCTGTCGAAGTCATTGTGCTCCATTTCTCAAACATTACTAGAGATGGTCAAGCGTGTCTATTAATGGTATCTTGATGACCTCAGTGTAGACCTACTCTTTCCCATTCTATTACCAATCAATAATTCATGGTTTCAAGGACAAATTGGAACAACCATGGTCAAGCACCGTTAGCAACAGTGGTAAGCTTTTGCAAACCTAAGCTTAGAAGAAAACAGGGTTCATGCCAGcatggtttcttttttattttttcatgttcaacAACATATAGATCAATCAGACACTTGGGGATTTAACTCCTTTTctcataaaattcaaatttaaatgaatagGAAATTTATAAACTAACCTGCAGAACATAGATACGCATGGACAAATCTGTGGCGCTCCTCTAATTCTGTTTGCAGATGCAATTAAGAAACGCAAACTAATTAGTTGGGAGGATAAAGAATAGTATAGATCACAATATACAAAGGCTCCTTTTGGGAACAAACGTGGCCCCGAACAGCAtttcacataaaattaatttttttccataaattttttttatatatataattttttaatcattttaatgtgctgatgttaaaaataatttttaaaaaatattattttattatattttcgaataaaaaatacttaaaaaaaaacaaccataatcaCACTTGAAACACCCTCTGTAATGAAAAACAGGTAAAATTTTGGACAGCAGAATCAAGGACAAGAAAATATGACAAGTTGCACACCTGGGTATTTACTGTAGTCCAAAATATGTGGCGTCGCGGAATGATAATTTGCTACCATTTCGCAGAAGTGATTTGCAATGTCATATGCAACAGGATTGAAACTTGCATACTCATAATCCTATAAGAGAATGAGcaatttataagaaaaggaatACTTCTtatcaacaaaatcccaaacaTCTTGTCCTACAATCGCATTTCAATAATCATCAAACTGAGCAGAGAGCCAACCTAACAACAAGGCATCCACCAAATAGCTTAGCAGTAATGCTTCAAGATATTGACAGAAAGCAAGTGTAAAAGGGAGGAACAGAGCACTTTCAAGAACTGTTCATAGAATCCTGGCAATTGAAAACcctaaataaatcatgaagtacATTTTTAATCAAGGATTGGATGGCGACTTTTTCCAAGTATATAACTTGAAAAGCGACGAGAATAtgataaaatagaataattcaGTCATGAAAATAGAAAACGGCCTTGTAAATATCATCAGGTATCACTTGAATGGAAGAGGAGTGATACCTCAGGAAAAGGCAGACCTGTCCacttcttatttttcattttttttatatgatttgtgCAGTTGACAACTTCTGCTGCAATTAGTTAACAGTAAAATGCACTGTCACCATGCACATGTCGTTTGcaaattctttcaaaaagaGTTTCAAGCTAAACCAGATGTTACTATACGTTTTCTTGGAATTGGGATATGTTATGCCAGTTAACTCCAAAAGCAATGATATTGTATGAACTTACATAATGCATTTCACAGAACAAGGAAACTTACTATTAAGGTGATTGATCTTGTCTCTTCGTCAAGCATTATGTTACCATACTGTAAGTCATTGTGACAAAACCCCATATCTAGATAGTCATGCGACAGCTCCTTCTCTAGCATATTGATCTCATTTTCTAGACTATCCAGGCAAAATTCTTTCACATCTTTAGCTGAGCACATGCTTTTAGCCTGAACCAGCCAGCCCCTAGGGAATTCCAGAAGAAAGGCATCAGATACattcaatgataaaagaaaatacttttgaCTTCCTTATCATATATCAATACCTCATCCTGTTCCAGAGGAGTATAGTCCTAGGACCAGGCATCTCAAGATCGTGGAACTCTCTCATCTTTGCAGCCACCAGAGCAGATATTTCATGGTCACGAAGATCAGCAGCTGATAGTGTCTGGACAGCCCACCAGGAAAAAGACGAAAATAAACAGAATATCAGCTGATAGTGTCTATCTTAGCACTGGTTTCCTAATAATTCTTGATTGGACTTCACTATTTAGTCTATTATGAAGACACAATTTAGAAGCTCTAATAGCTGAAATCTAATCTAAGAAGACCAACACAAGATTCCAAGCCATACTTcaatctaaaatctaaaaactAACAGAATCACGAGcagattaaaaaatttctatCAGTTGAGCAGCTAATTTACGATAATACGTCGAATTCGGGCTGAAGATAAGCTCTTTACAATTCGTTGTGTGAATTTGCTAGTCAAACTACGGAGCTTGTTTCTATTAATCCCGAGAACACATAGCAATTGCTCCCAAATCCAATCATGCTACAACATATACTGCTGGAAACAGTATCCATTTGACTCTGATCCCATACTGGAAATATGAAATGTTGCTGCAAAAAATACAAGTAGATATGGGAAAATCCCAAAATTCATGGAAGTTGAAAAACACGATGAGACTACAGTACTGTACATAAGAGCCTGGTTTTAACCTCTAATGACTAATCCAACAGCTTTACTGGTGATTGACTTTTGAGAAAGAAGGTCAATATCCCACGGAACAGGGCTCTGAAACTCCATTTGTGTCCCTTCGTTTAGTTCAAAGGGCACTTTTAGAACCTCCAGGGGCAGAAATGTTCTTCAACAAATTTATGTGAAGCAGGAGTGTACTTAGCaaacgaaagaaagaaaatgtatAATCATGAAGGCAATAATTTATTCATGCCAACTggtaataaaatagaataattgaACTTCAAAATCACCATTAATTTAAGGAAGAAGTTCAATTTCACTTACTCTAGCATGAATAAACTCTTCAACCCTTCCATCAGCAAACCGGCCAAGAAGCCTAGGGCCTTGTCCATGCTTCGACATGCACTCAAAAGTCCTAATCTCATTATCCCTGTTGAAAAAAGCTTCAACGCCTTCACCATAAATCCGAACCAATATATTTCGATTAAGATTACCACACTTTGTAGGCCAGATGATCCGGAAAACCTCATTAGTCATAGCCCCCTTCAAAGGCACCACCTGCAATGCTTCCATGTCATCTACTACGTCTCCCCACTCAGATCCTACTGATCGAAGGACTCTCTTTAGCTCATCTGGGAAACCTCCTTCGATGAATCCATTTGTTTTCATGACCATCTTTGTAGCAAAAAGCTACGAAGTTTAACCTGCAAGAAAGATTGATAACTGGAATCAACTCCGGTCTTTTCAACTTTCAGATAATCGCAGtccaaaacaaatcaataaaaccaaaaacaagaaTCTAAACAAAACCTTCAAGAAACACGAAAGAACTGATCAGTAaag
Protein-coding sequences here:
- the LOC133691541 gene encoding probable choline kinase 3 isoform X1, giving the protein MVMKTNGFIEGGFPDELKRVLRSVGSEWGDVVDDMEALQVVPLKGAMTNEVFRIIWPTKCGNLNRNILVRIYGEGVEAFFNRDNEIRTFECMSKHGQGPRLLGRFADGRVEEFIHARTLSAADLRDHEISALVAAKMREFHDLEMPGPRTILLWNRMRGWLVQAKSMCSAKDVKEFCLDSLENEINMLEKELSHDYLDMGFCHNDLQYGNIMLDEETRSITLIDYEYASFNPVAYDIANHFCEMVANYHSATPHILDYSKYPELEERHRFVHAYLCSAGKQPREDEAELLLQEVEKYTLASHVFWGLWGIISGHVNKIEFDYMEYARQRFQQYWMRKQKLLASSDKAPDNHVDGYVVYDR
- the LOC133691541 gene encoding probable choline kinase 1 isoform X2, translating into MVMKTNGFIEGGFPDELKRVLRSVGSEWGDVVDDMEALQVVPLKGAMTNEVFRIIWPTKCGNLNRNILVRIYGEGVEAFFNRDNEIRTFECMSKHGQGPRLLGRFADGRVEEFIHARTLSAADLRDHEISALVAAKMREFHDLEMPGPRTILLWNRMRGWLVQAKSMCSAKDVKEFCLDSLENEINMLEKELSHDYLDMGFCHNDLQYGNIMLDEETRSITLIQKLSTAQII